The following proteins are encoded in a genomic region of Ictalurus furcatus strain D&B chromosome 6, Billie_1.0, whole genome shotgun sequence:
- the sec22a gene encoding vesicle-trafficking protein SEC22a has protein sequence MSMVLFASVVRVRDGLPLSASTDYEQDKGLQETKKHLKSLSKKLSQFPDRCSLKTGRYNVNFTSSLGVGYMMVCTENYPNVLAFCFLDELQREFLVTYDTKRINSAVRPYSFIEFDNFIQKTKQRYNSPRSLSTKINLADMQTEIKLRPPYQLTPEDLSFINGFSQSTASKYKGIAPNQMLEPVTLPGIVACVLSILCGALNLLRGVHAIESILQNEDEDFNYVIAFFLGTAACLYQCYLFAYFSVWRNIKSFLAFALICLCNMYLYELRNMWQILFHITVGAFITLQIHLRQLQGKTPDYNV, from the exons ATGTCTATGGTCCTCTTTGCCTCAGTGGTGCGGGTGAGGGACGGCCTGCCCCTCTCTGCCTCTACCGACTATGAGCAGGACAAAGGGCTGCAAGAGACCAAGAAGCACCTCAAGAGCCTGTCCAAAAAACTCAGCCAGTTTCCTGACCGCTGCTCTCTTAAGACTGGCCGTTACAATGTCAA TTTCACCAGCTCTCTGGGAGTGGGCTACATGATGGTATGCACAGAGAACTATCCCAACGTTTTGGCGTTCTGCTTCCTGGATGAGTTGCAGAGAGAGTTCCTTGTCACATATGACACGAAGCGCATTAACAGTGCTGTCAGGCCCTACTCTTTCATTGAGTTTG ACAACTTCATTCAGAAGACCAAACAGCGGTACAACAGTCCACGTTCTCTTTCCACAAAGATCAACCTGGCTGATATGCAGACGGAGATCAAGCTGCGGCCCCCGTACCAGCTCACTCCTGAAGACCTGAGCTTTATCAATGGCTTTTCCCAAAGCACTGCTTCCAAATATAAAGGCATAG CTCCTAATCAAATGTTGGAGCCTGTCACCTTGCCTGGCATAGTGGCATGCGTTCTAAGCATTCTGTGTGGTGCGCTCAACTTACTACGTGGGGTCCATGCCATAGAGAGCATACTGCAG AACGAGGATGAAGACTTTAATTATGTAATTGCCTTTTTCCTGGGAACGGCTGCTTGTCTGTATCAG TGTTACTTATTTGCGTACTTTTCGGTGTGGAGGAACATCAAGTCATTCCTGGCCTTTGCTCTCATCTGCCTGTGCAACATGTACCTGTATGAACTGCGCAACATGTGGCAGATCCTTTTCCACATCACAGTTGGGGCTTTCATCACTCTGCAGATCCACCTAAGGCAGCTACAGGGCAAAACTCCTGACTACAATGTCTga